From the Halalkalicoccus sp. CGA53 genome, one window contains:
- a CDS encoding transcriptional regulator — protein sequence MSRSALVGNVIAMLRDAGFAVSDRCAIRPKSFDVAARRGEDLVLLKILGNIDGLDAETGVEMRRLGEYLGATPFVIGLRTRDEELKPGVVYFRHGVPVLSPDTVYDLVIEEVPPLIYAAPGGLYVNIDEEILADERRQQNMSLGQLASELGVSRRTVSKYEDGMNASIEVAMRLEELFDAPLTSPVDVLAGAGEVRESEPTPGALSVDPDDEHIVTVLTRAGFTVHPTARAPFKAVSEDADEDDENVLTGHSQLSKTAQKRARIMASIGKVTLTRSVYFVDETPKEEVEGTAFIECAEAESLSDADELKELIHERTDPPEEVA from the coding sequence ATGCTCCGCGACGCGGGCTTCGCCGTGAGCGACCGGTGTGCGATCCGACCCAAGAGCTTCGACGTCGCGGCGCGGCGCGGCGAGGACCTCGTCCTCTTGAAGATTCTCGGCAACATCGACGGCCTCGACGCCGAAACGGGCGTCGAGATGCGCCGCCTCGGCGAGTACCTCGGCGCGACGCCGTTCGTCATCGGGCTCCGGACCCGCGACGAGGAGCTGAAACCGGGCGTCGTCTACTTCCGTCACGGCGTTCCGGTACTGAGCCCCGACACCGTCTACGACCTCGTCATCGAGGAGGTGCCGCCGCTGATCTACGCCGCCCCCGGCGGGCTCTACGTCAACATCGACGAGGAGATCCTCGCGGACGAGCGCCGCCAGCAGAACATGAGCCTGGGCCAGCTCGCGAGCGAACTCGGCGTCTCCCGACGAACCGTCTCGAAGTACGAGGACGGCATGAACGCCTCCATCGAGGTCGCGATGCGTCTGGAGGAGCTGTTCGACGCCCCCCTCACGAGCCCCGTCGACGTACTCGCCGGGGCGGGCGAGGTCCGAGAGTCCGAACCGACGCCCGGCGCGCTCTCGGTCGATCCGGACGACGAACACATCGTCACCGTGCTCACCCGCGCGGGGTTCACCGTCCACCCGACCGCACGCGCGCCGTTCAAGGCGGTGAGCGAGGACGCCGACGAAGACGACGAGAACGTCCTCACCGGCCACTCCCAACTCTCGAAGACCGCCCAGAAACGGGCGCGCATCATGGCTTCTATTGGAAAAGTGACGCTCACCCGCTCGGTCTACTTCGTCGACGAGACTCCCAAAGAGGAGGTCGAAGGAACCGCGTTCATCGAGTGCGCGGAGGCCGAGAGCCTCTCCGACGCGGACGAACTGAAGGAGCTGATCCACGAGCGGACCGACCCGCCCGAAGAGGTCGCGTAG
- a CDS encoding FAD-dependent oxidoreductase, with the protein MALATVSRYDPDRIAERGGHAVVVGASMAGLVATRVLVDRFETVTLVERDPLPEDAVARPGTPQARHIHVMQTAGQATLEDIFPGYGEEVIGAGALVIDLASDLAIYEEGDFLADGPTRMPMYCASRPLFERITRRRVAALDRVTIRDECQFVDYLVDEGTTVEGVIVRTGGGEREIEAELVVDATGRTSRTPAWLERHGFPSPTTDEVYIDLAYSTAVIERPAESRRSFFLMPNPPRTRGCGTFPIEHGRRLLTLVGVHGDRPPTDPEGFVEYAASLPIPDIERLLEEHALVSEEIAHYPFPANVRRRYEDLDRFPVGLVVVGDAIASFNPIYGQGMTVAALEALQLHHTLATERSDEVALGFFERAADVVDDAWRLAVGSDFQFQRTTGPKPFGTDLVNGYVARLHRKAQTDGSLAESFNRVVTMENRPTSLFRPGIAWRVLKPGR; encoded by the coding sequence ATGGCCCTGGCAACCGTTTCCCGATACGATCCCGATCGGATCGCCGAGAGGGGTGGGCACGCGGTGGTCGTCGGGGCGAGCATGGCCGGACTGGTCGCGACCCGTGTGCTGGTCGATCGGTTCGAAACGGTCACACTCGTCGAACGAGACCCACTTCCGGAGGACGCGGTCGCCCGTCCGGGGACCCCCCAGGCACGCCACATCCACGTGATGCAGACGGCAGGACAGGCGACGCTAGAGGACATCTTTCCCGGCTACGGCGAGGAGGTGATCGGGGCCGGCGCGCTGGTGATCGACCTCGCCAGCGACCTGGCAATATACGAGGAGGGGGACTTCCTCGCGGACGGGCCGACCCGGATGCCGATGTACTGTGCGAGTCGGCCGCTGTTCGAGCGAATCACCCGACGACGGGTCGCCGCACTCGATCGTGTCACGATACGGGACGAGTGTCAGTTCGTCGACTACCTCGTCGACGAGGGTACGACCGTCGAGGGGGTGATCGTCCGAACCGGGGGTGGCGAACGGGAGATCGAGGCCGAGCTGGTCGTCGACGCCACCGGACGAACCTCCCGGACGCCTGCCTGGCTCGAGAGACACGGCTTTCCCTCGCCCACGACCGACGAGGTGTACATCGACCTGGCGTACAGCACGGCCGTCATCGAACGACCCGCCGAGAGCCGCCGGTCGTTCTTCCTGATGCCGAACCCGCCGCGAACGCGGGGCTGTGGAACGTTTCCGATCGAACACGGACGGCGGCTGCTGACGCTGGTCGGCGTCCACGGCGACCGGCCGCCGACGGATCCGGAGGGGTTCGTCGAGTACGCAGCCAGTCTCCCGATCCCCGATATAGAACGCCTCCTCGAGGAGCACGCGCTGGTCTCGGAGGAGATCGCGCACTACCCGTTCCCGGCGAACGTCAGACGCCGCTACGAGGACCTCGACCGGTTCCCCGTGGGTCTGGTCGTCGTCGGTGACGCGATCGCCAGCTTCAATCCGATCTACGGCCAGGGCATGACCGTGGCCGCGCTCGAGGCTCTCCAGCTACACCACACGCTGGCGACCGAGCGCAGTGACGAGGTCGCACTCGGGTTCTTCGAGCGTGCCGCAGACGTCGTCGACGACGCGTGGAGGCTCGCGGTCGGCTCCGACTTCCAGTTCCAACGGACGACCGGTCCCAAACCGTTCGGGACGGACCTCGTGAACGGGTACGTCGCCAGACTGCATCGTAAGGCCCAGACCGACGGAAGCCTGGCCGAATCCTTCAATCGCGTCGTCACGATGGAGAACCGGCCAACCTCGCTGTTTCGTCCGGGGATCGCGTGGCGAGTACTCAAACCGGGTCGTTGA